The nucleotide sequence AGCAGCCGCGCCGCCTTGGCCTGTACCCAGCCGGTTTTCTCCAACGCGGCGATCAGCCGCTGGCGTTCATCCAGATTCTGATCGAGCCAGCCCTCTTCGGCGACGGCCGGCGGCGACGTCGTTTTGTTCATCATCGGCGCGGCGTCGTGGTGGTTAAATAGGATAACGTCACGGTCGATAAGCCCGGTGTCGGTCATCACCGCCGCCCGCTCCAGACAGTTTTCCAGCTCGCGCACGTTGCCCGGCCAGTTGTACCCCATCAGCAGGCGGATGGCGCCGTCGCTGATGCGCAGCGTCCGCCCCTGATGCGCGGCGATCTTCTTCACCAGAAACTGCGCCAGTTCGACAATGTCTTCCTGCCGCTCCCGCAGCGGCGGCAGCGACACCGGCATCACGTTCAGCCGGTAGTAGAGATCTTCACGGAAATGGCCGGCGCGCACCTCTTCCTCCAGATGGCGGTTGGTGGCGGCGATAATCCGCACATTGACGCGCAGGGTTTCGTCGCCGCCGACCCGCTCCATTTCACCTTCTTGCAGGATGCGCAGCAGTTTGGCCTGAAACGAAGCGCTGCTTTCGCCGATTTCATCCAGAAACAACGTGCCGCCGTCCGCCAGTTCAAAACGCCCTTTACGCTGGCGCACCGCGCCGGTGAAAGCGCCTTTTTCATGGCCGAACAGCTCGCTTTCCAGCAGGTTGTCCGGCAGCGCCGCGCAGTTGAATTTCACGAACGGCGCCGCCGCGCGCGGCGAATTGTGGTGGATGGCGTTCGCCACCAGCTCTTTGCCGGTGCCGCTCTCACCGCGCACCAGCACCGTGGTGTCCCAGCGCGACACCTGACGGACGATCTCCAGCGTCTGGCGCATCGCCGCGCTGGTTCCCACCATACTGTCAAAGCCGAACGGCCGGGGCGCCTTGCAGCTGGCCGGGCGGCTCACCACCGATGACGGCTCGCCATCGCGCCGGGGTGCCTGCATCAGCCGCACCGTCTGCACGATCAAGCTGGCCACCGTTTCCAGAAAACGGGTGCTGGCCGGCAAACGTTCCTCGTAGCGCGCCATCGGCTGCGCCGCCAGTACGCCGATCGGTTGCGGTTCGATGCCCAGCAGCGGCACGCCGATAAACGGCAGTTCATAATCGTACAGGTTAAGCCGGTCGAGAAAACGCTGGTCATCCGCCACGCGCGGCAACACCAGCGGCTGACGCTGGGCCATCACCGCGCCTACCAGCCCTTCGCCCGGCCGGTAGCACACCTGACTGCTGCTGGATGATACCCGTTGATCCTCACTGTGCAGCGCTTCCACCCTCAGCGCGCCGCGTTGCGGGTCATACAGGCAAATCATGCCGTGCTGCATAAAGGCATCATCATGCAGCACCCGCAGCACCGCCTGTAACGCCTGCCCCACGTCGGAGGCCCGACTCAGCGCCGCGCTGATGCGTTGCACCGCCGTAAACTGTTGAGACAAATCAAAACG is from Dickeya dianthicola NCPPB 453 and encodes:
- the nifA gene encoding nif-specific transcriptional activator NifA, with protein sequence MTQVPDTSHVVWRFDLSQQFTAVQRISAALSRASDVGQALQAVLRVLHDDAFMQHGMICLYDPQRGALRVEALHSEDQRVSSSSSQVCYRPGEGLVGAVMAQRQPLVLPRVADDQRFLDRLNLYDYELPFIGVPLLGIEPQPIGVLAAQPMARYEERLPASTRFLETVASLIVQTVRLMQAPRRDGEPSSVVSRPASCKAPRPFGFDSMVGTSAAMRQTLEIVRQVSRWDTTVLVRGESGTGKELVANAIHHNSPRAAAPFVKFNCAALPDNLLESELFGHEKGAFTGAVRQRKGRFELADGGTLFLDEIGESSASFQAKLLRILQEGEMERVGGDETLRVNVRIIAATNRHLEEEVRAGHFREDLYYRLNVMPVSLPPLRERQEDIVELAQFLVKKIAAHQGRTLRISDGAIRLLMGYNWPGNVRELENCLERAAVMTDTGLIDRDVILFNHHDAAPMMNKTTSPPAVAEEGWLDQNLDERQRLIAALEKTGWVQAKAARLLGMTPRQVAYRIQIMDINMHRL